Proteins encoded by one window of Paenibacillus sp. DCT19:
- a CDS encoding MFS transporter produces MNSVSFAVSALILMMLPKLGIGEQRGGPSKLSPRIIAQDWQAVLRFSRKSGYVVGIYVIFQIVLVIGMSLDAQEVVFIRQVMNLSESQYGALMSVTGVGYLVGSLLVTLFAKHIPIRHMMGIGVLMVSLGYFLFARSFSFELAAFAFILLGLCSALANTGLITFYQNNIPVDLMGRMSSVIGLMLSALQVASILIAGVVAEYLSLRLVYTVVSAAMMLVALILWITSLLPSRSSYYQEAVTKSATMK; encoded by the coding sequence GTGAATAGTGTTTCGTTTGCTGTGTCCGCTCTGATTCTTATGATGTTGCCGAAATTGGGTATAGGCGAGCAGCGTGGTGGGCCATCGAAATTGTCGCCGCGGATCATCGCTCAGGACTGGCAAGCCGTGCTAAGGTTTAGCCGCAAGAGTGGTTACGTTGTAGGGATTTACGTCATTTTTCAGATTGTTCTCGTCATTGGCATGTCGCTGGATGCACAGGAAGTCGTGTTTATTCGCCAGGTGATGAACTTGTCTGAATCTCAATACGGGGCATTGATGAGTGTTACTGGCGTCGGTTATCTAGTTGGTTCGCTGCTTGTCACCCTGTTTGCCAAACATATTCCGATCCGTCATATGATGGGGATCGGCGTGCTTATGGTTTCGCTTGGTTATTTCCTATTTGCACGTTCGTTTTCCTTCGAGCTTGCAGCGTTCGCCTTTATCTTGCTTGGGCTGTGCTCAGCACTTGCCAACACAGGCCTGATTACCTTTTACCAGAATAATATTCCGGTAGATCTAATGGGCAGGATGAGCAGTGTCATTGGACTGATGCTGAGCGCGCTTCAAGTGGCTTCTATTTTGATTGCAGGGGTAGTGGCAGAATATTTATCCCTTCGTCTTGTGTATACGGTTGTCTCAGCAGCCATGATGTTAGTGGCACTTATCTTATGGATCACCAGCTTGCTTCCTTCAAGAAGTTCGTATTATCAAGAGGCTGTGACGAAGAGTGCAACGATGAAGTAG
- a CDS encoding MFS transporter: MKNSQERVEKSDNQPGGWKHAGLLLGGVGISNLGDFIYIVAINLMVLNMTQSPAAVAGLWIISPIASVCTKFWSGSVIDRYDQRQLMIGQISYGHCWSRHFPYFQICG, translated from the coding sequence ATGAAGAACAGCCAGGAGAGGGTAGAAAAGTCTGATAACCAGCCTGGCGGCTGGAAGCATGCCGGACTGTTATTAGGTGGAGTGGGTATATCCAACCTGGGTGATTTTATCTACATTGTCGCTATCAACCTGATGGTGCTGAACATGACCCAATCTCCAGCAGCCGTAGCAGGGTTATGGATCATCTCGCCAATCGCTTCAGTATGCACCAAGTTCTGGTCAGGCAGTGTCATTGACCGCTACGATCAACGCCAGTTGATGATTGGGCAGATATCATACGGGCATTGCTGGTCGCGACACTTCCCTTATTTTCAAATCTGTGGATGA
- a CDS encoding HAMP domain-containing sensor histidine kinase, with translation MTWRVGSRKGKKQQEQESVKKKKLRFGRSLMSRYMFLILAAILFVPVVLPITSIIYVVVVNNSYNNDAPYGDVNHISNLWSKEAMKLGEASSTEVDQRIKQLHNRYPKSSMYLVDERGNTIFMLAGEGVTLSEVTSGDTVMKTLRWTLDDGKSVVTQVPTVWDAASTLQFMKEATYRDPLTVVSFIEGGDQDKGKGFMVIEVPRYLMQKQQNNWPMELLYLGLFMAIIFLFFILMSILFFARIRKRLVRLQTAMMAPGKEGIPLPVDIRREDEIGQLEESFNDMIRQLTDSRHREREEEQLRKRLIAGLSHDLRTPLTVIRGHMHALHKEQLSHTGNNSLLRMEAKMEDLGGLIDNMLSYNLLTSGKYTLKLEEKDMLRIVREVAAAWYPVWEKEQFDIDIDLPDEPLLWQVDEQGMRRILDNLFQNIVRYAAVGKYIGISTEQIQGQTALLIQDHGPGMLEDTGTKGTGLGLSIVDLLVREMGLRKKVDSSAEGVRIYLYGGSGVKSDKTDF, from the coding sequence ATGACATGGCGAGTAGGCTCACGCAAAGGCAAGAAGCAACAAGAGCAGGAGTCTGTGAAAAAGAAAAAGCTCCGTTTCGGACGTTCCTTAATGTCCCGTTATATGTTTCTTATTTTGGCGGCCATTTTATTCGTGCCTGTCGTTCTTCCAATTACATCTATTATTTACGTGGTTGTGGTGAACAACAGTTATAACAATGATGCACCTTATGGTGACGTAAACCATATAAGCAATCTATGGTCTAAAGAGGCAATGAAATTAGGCGAGGCCAGTTCAACCGAGGTTGATCAACGGATCAAGCAGCTACATAACAGGTATCCCAAGTCTTCCATGTACCTGGTGGATGAACGTGGGAATACAATCTTTATGTTAGCAGGCGAAGGCGTAACTCTGTCAGAAGTGACGTCAGGCGATACGGTCATGAAGACGCTGCGATGGACATTGGATGACGGAAAGAGCGTCGTGACGCAAGTTCCAACCGTGTGGGATGCGGCGAGTACATTGCAATTTATGAAGGAAGCGACGTATCGAGATCCGCTCACGGTGGTTTCTTTTATCGAAGGCGGCGATCAGGACAAGGGAAAAGGCTTCATGGTAATTGAAGTTCCTCGTTACTTGATGCAAAAACAACAAAATAACTGGCCGATGGAGCTCCTGTACCTTGGGCTATTCATGGCCATCATCTTTCTATTCTTCATTCTGATGTCGATTCTGTTCTTCGCTCGTATTCGCAAGCGGTTAGTCCGTTTACAGACGGCAATGATGGCACCAGGCAAGGAAGGCATCCCGCTACCTGTTGATATCCGACGAGAGGATGAGATTGGGCAACTGGAGGAGTCGTTCAACGATATGATACGTCAGCTTACAGATAGTCGGCACCGGGAGAGAGAGGAAGAACAGCTGCGCAAACGTCTCATTGCGGGGCTTTCCCATGATCTTCGCACACCGTTGACGGTTATTCGAGGACATATGCACGCTCTGCACAAAGAGCAGCTAAGTCATACGGGCAATAATTCATTACTGCGCATGGAAGCGAAGATGGAGGATCTGGGTGGACTTATCGACAACATGTTATCCTATAACCTGCTGACGAGTGGAAAGTATACGTTGAAGCTGGAGGAGAAGGATATGCTGCGGATCGTCAGGGAAGTAGCTGCGGCATGGTATCCAGTCTGGGAGAAGGAACAGTTCGATATCGACATTGATCTACCGGACGAGCCCCTACTCTGGCAGGTGGATGAACAGGGCATGCGCCGTATTCTCGATAATCTGTTTCAGAACATTGTTCGATATGCAGCAGTAGGCAAATATATTGGCATCTCGACAGAGCAGATTCAGGGACAGACGGCACTACTTATTCAGGATCATGGGCCAGGCATGCTGGAGGATACAGGTACGAAGGGGACTGGGCTTGGTCTATCCATCGTGGATCTGTTGGTTCGTGAGATGGGTCTCCGCAAGAAGGTGGACAGTTCAGCAGAAGGGGTTCGAATCTATCTCTATGGCGGCTCAGGAGTGAAAAGTGATAAAACTGATTTTTAA
- the sdaAA gene encoding L-serine ammonia-lyase, iron-sulfur-dependent, subunit alpha, whose amino-acid sequence MRFKHLHELNTICTAESKTIAQLMIEEQVQETNTPEADVVQQMSEYYQVMKEAVHKGLNEDTVSRSGLTGGDGKRMAEYIRKGETCSGDASALAMAYALCVSEVNASMGRIVATPTAGSCGIIPGVFISSQERFGWTDEHLVNGLFCAGAIGYVIANNSFISGAEGGCQAEVGSAIGMAAGAMVELRGGTPEQVVHAVGLALKNTLGLICDPVAGLVEIPCIVRNGLGAVTALAAADMALAGVRSAIPSDEVIDVMLEVGSAMPSRHRETAQGGLAQTPTGRKMMEKLAKPKAKRAPEPELETDGAAGSTSE is encoded by the coding sequence ATGCGATTTAAGCATTTGCATGAACTGAATACGATCTGCACGGCTGAATCCAAGACCATTGCTCAGTTAATGATTGAAGAACAAGTCCAAGAGACGAATACGCCGGAAGCAGATGTCGTGCAGCAGATGTCTGAATATTATCAGGTGATGAAGGAAGCGGTTCATAAAGGACTGAATGAAGATACAGTTTCGCGCAGTGGTCTGACTGGTGGAGACGGCAAGAGGATGGCGGAATACATTCGTAAAGGAGAGACTTGCTCAGGTGATGCTTCAGCACTTGCGATGGCATATGCCCTGTGTGTCTCTGAAGTCAATGCATCCATGGGGCGAATTGTTGCTACACCGACAGCGGGTTCGTGCGGCATTATTCCAGGTGTGTTCATCAGTTCACAAGAACGTTTTGGCTGGACTGACGAGCATCTGGTTAACGGACTGTTCTGTGCTGGGGCGATCGGATATGTTATTGCAAACAATTCGTTTATCTCTGGTGCTGAGGGTGGCTGTCAGGCTGAGGTAGGCTCCGCGATTGGTATGGCGGCGGGTGCTATGGTTGAGCTACGTGGAGGCACGCCGGAGCAGGTTGTTCATGCGGTAGGTTTGGCGTTAAAAAATACACTCGGTCTTATCTGCGATCCAGTCGCAGGTCTCGTCGAAATTCCTTGCATCGTCCGCAACGGACTGGGCGCTGTAACCGCTCTAGCCGCTGCTGATATGGCACTTGCTGGGGTGCGTAGCGCCATTCCATCGGACGAAGTGATTGATGTCATGCTTGAAGTGGGCAGTGCTATGCCAAGCAGGCACCGTGAGACGGCTCAAGGTGGACTGGCTCAGACCCCGACAGGACGCAAAATGATGGAGAAGCTTGCGAAACCGAAGGCAAAGCGTGCTCCGGAACCAGAGTTAGAAACAGACGGGGCAGCAGGTTCAACGTCAGAATAA
- the sdaAB gene encoding L-serine ammonia-lyase, iron-sulfur-dependent subunit beta, with amino-acid sequence MRFKDVFSIIGPSMTGPSSSHTAGAARLGRIARQWLGCTPERARLTLYGSFADTYQGHGTDLALIGGLLDYATDDPRIPDAEEYAEQAGMEVEFFTSGLPAPHPNTVKIELWHGDRECSLIGASIGGGSVSVHALNDFRVQISGEFPTLVLRHADKAGVLASVTSTISSSGVNIGYMQVDRKGRDGEALTAMEMDGAPDPNMLSRLKSLDHVLDIRVIDLKKGVSPDAI; translated from the coding sequence ATGCGTTTTAAAGATGTTTTCTCAATTATTGGTCCATCCATGACGGGACCTTCAAGTTCACATACGGCTGGTGCGGCGAGACTTGGCAGAATTGCTCGTCAGTGGTTGGGTTGTACGCCGGAGCGCGCCCGGTTAACACTATACGGATCGTTTGCCGATACGTATCAAGGGCATGGCACAGATCTTGCGCTAATCGGCGGATTGCTTGATTATGCGACAGACGATCCGCGAATACCGGATGCTGAAGAGTATGCAGAGCAAGCGGGTATGGAGGTTGAGTTTTTCACAAGTGGCCTACCTGCTCCCCATCCCAATACGGTCAAAATTGAACTGTGGCACGGTGACCGTGAATGTTCATTGATTGGTGCGTCCATTGGGGGCGGCAGTGTGTCAGTGCATGCCTTGAATGATTTTCGCGTCCAGATCAGTGGGGAGTTCCCAACATTGGTGCTGCGTCATGCGGACAAAGCAGGGGTGCTTGCATCCGTGACGTCCACCATCAGTTCCTCAGGCGTGAACATCGGTTATATGCAGGTAGACCGGAAAGGTCGGGATGGTGAAGCATTGACTGCGATGGAGATGGATGGGGCGCCAGACCCGAATATGTTAAGCCGTTTGAAGTCGCTGGATCATGTGCTGGATATTCGTGTAATTGATTTGAAGAAGGGAGTGAGTCCAGATGCGATTTAA
- the pstB gene encoding phosphate ABC transporter ATP-binding protein PstB, with the protein MAIPFGTEQLSIYYGHFQAVKQISLAFPEASVTALIGPSGCGKSTFLRSLNRMNDEIAGSRTEGHIWMDGKDLNEPGTDVIKLRQKIGMVWQKPNPFHKSIYNNIAFGPRYRGTKSKKALDEIVEKSLRRAALWDEVKDRLNESALSLSGGQQQRLCIARALSVDPQILLLDEPASALDPVSTGKVEELISELKKDLRIVIVTHNMQQAARISDFTAYFYLGSMIEHGNTEQIFTNPDNRLTQEYIMGRFG; encoded by the coding sequence ATGGCCATACCTTTTGGTACGGAACAGTTAAGCATATATTATGGGCATTTCCAGGCAGTTAAACAGATCAGTCTGGCATTCCCTGAAGCAAGCGTGACGGCGCTTATTGGTCCGTCAGGCTGCGGTAAATCGACGTTCCTTCGTTCTTTGAATCGGATGAATGATGAGATCGCTGGATCTCGCACAGAAGGTCATATCTGGATGGACGGCAAAGACCTGAACGAGCCGGGTACGGATGTAATCAAGCTTCGCCAAAAGATCGGCATGGTGTGGCAGAAGCCCAATCCTTTCCATAAGTCTATTTATAACAATATCGCGTTTGGCCCCCGCTATCGCGGTACGAAGAGTAAAAAGGCATTGGATGAAATTGTGGAAAAAAGCCTGCGTCGTGCAGCTCTTTGGGATGAGGTAAAAGACAGACTTAACGAGTCGGCCTTGTCACTATCTGGTGGACAACAGCAGCGTCTGTGTATCGCACGCGCACTGTCGGTTGACCCGCAGATTTTGCTGCTTGATGAGCCAGCATCTGCGCTTGATCCAGTATCTACGGGTAAAGTAGAGGAATTGATCTCCGAACTGAAGAAGGATCTACGGATCGTTATTGTAACGCATAACATGCAGCAAGCAGCACGTATTTCGGATTTTACCGCGTATTTCTATTTGGGTAGCATGATTGAACACGGGAATACAGAACAGATCTTTACGAACCCGGACAATCGCCTGACACAGGAATACATTATGGGACGTTTCGGTTAA
- a CDS encoding response regulator transcription factor, with protein MKPKLLYIEDEIEIATWVRADLEEREYEVIWLESGEGATEAAKGCALIILDVMLPGLDGFTVGQRLKKEHPSIPIVMLSARTSIDDKLHGLDFADDYVTKPFHPDELAARIEVQLRKAGTNITADEVVKLDHLSIYEKDNRIVNELTQEEVILSGKQFHIFAYLLRHMGMIRTKEQIYEAVWNESYLDGDKTLMVHIRHLREKLERDPANPTIIQTIRGVGYRVKKP; from the coding sequence ATGAAGCCGAAACTATTATACATTGAAGATGAGATCGAAATTGCGACATGGGTTAGAGCAGATCTGGAAGAACGTGAATATGAGGTCATCTGGTTGGAAAGTGGTGAAGGTGCAACGGAGGCGGCCAAAGGCTGCGCTCTGATTATTCTTGACGTCATGCTTCCGGGTCTGGATGGATTTACGGTAGGGCAGCGACTCAAAAAAGAACATCCTAGCATTCCAATTGTCATGCTCTCGGCTAGAACGTCTATTGACGATAAGCTGCATGGACTTGATTTTGCCGATGATTATGTCACGAAGCCTTTTCACCCGGACGAACTAGCCGCTAGAATAGAAGTCCAATTGCGTAAGGCTGGGACGAATATTACTGCGGATGAAGTTGTGAAGCTTGATCATCTGTCCATCTATGAGAAGGATAATCGGATTGTGAATGAGCTTACGCAAGAGGAAGTCATTCTATCTGGGAAACAGTTCCATATTTTTGCGTACCTGCTCAGGCACATGGGCATGATTCGAACGAAGGAGCAAATCTATGAAGCGGTCTGGAATGAGTCCTATCTGGATGGAGACAAAACATTAATGGTACATATTCGTCATCTGCGTGAGAAATTGGAACGTGACCCAGCCAATCCGACCATCATTCAGACAATCCGTGGTGTCGGTTACCGCGTGAAGAAGCCATGA
- a CDS encoding ABC transporter ATP-binding protein, which translates to MSDNIIQTANLWKTYRNRAAVRELDLHIKKGDIYGFLGPNGAGKTTTIRMLLGLIKPTKGVIRIFDQDIRKDRMDILRRIGSLVEYPSYYGHLNAVENLEALRRIINVPKSRIAEVLSIVDLTRDAKRPVKGYSLGMKQRLGIASALLGEPELLILDEPTNGLDPAGIQEIRELIKRMPLEHGITVLVSSHLLSEVEQMASRVGIIREGKMVLQDTIANLHSQTGSSICLTVSEPEDAIKLAREQGQFGQRQGSVLTFPYMDNSAIALLVRRLVEHDHAIYRVEEHRQSLEHLFMRVIGEGATV; encoded by the coding sequence GTGAGTGATAACATTATTCAAACGGCTAATCTATGGAAAACATATCGTAATCGAGCAGCAGTACGTGAGCTTGACCTGCATATCAAAAAAGGAGATATCTACGGCTTCTTAGGTCCGAACGGTGCGGGCAAAACAACAACGATTCGCATGCTACTAGGCTTAATTAAGCCAACAAAGGGTGTTATTCGAATCTTCGACCAAGATATTCGCAAAGATCGCATGGACATTCTGCGGCGTATAGGATCACTTGTTGAGTATCCTTCGTACTATGGTCATCTGAATGCGGTGGAAAATCTGGAGGCATTGCGCCGGATTATTAACGTGCCGAAGTCGAGAATTGCAGAAGTTCTGTCCATCGTGGATCTGACTCGGGATGCCAAACGTCCAGTGAAGGGATATTCTCTGGGAATGAAGCAGCGTCTGGGTATCGCGAGCGCCTTGTTGGGTGAGCCTGAGTTATTGATTTTGGACGAACCTACGAATGGGCTTGACCCGGCAGGTATTCAGGAAATTCGAGAGCTGATCAAACGTATGCCGCTGGAACATGGTATTACCGTTCTTGTATCCAGCCACTTATTGAGTGAAGTAGAGCAGATGGCGAGCCGAGTTGGCATTATCCGCGAGGGTAAGATGGTGCTGCAGGATACCATTGCTAATCTGCACAGTCAAACGGGCAGTTCTATTTGTCTGACGGTGTCCGAACCGGAAGACGCGATCAAGCTCGCTAGAGAGCAGGGGCAATTCGGTCAACGACAAGGTTCTGTGCTAACGTTCCCGTACATGGATAATAGCGCTATCGCATTATTAGTAAGACGTCTAGTTGAGCATGACCATGCCATCTATCGTGTGGAGGAACATCGCCAATCGTTGGAACACCTGTTTATGCGGGTGATTGGTGAGGGGGCGACCGTATGA
- a CDS encoding PH domain-containing protein: MNNIHNDDTSAKENTTGGTIEESELVETASNASSPKSLKSQSLRRLHPKVKRATAMTSLITNGILGAIAAAYLVVAFNRDWTLWPGWAALGLCILSFIWFGCALPALQYRYFSFRVAEDELEIHSGWLWITDTIVPMTRVQQVELESGPLLRKYGLAKVSIVTAAATLEIAGLEREEAEQLKRNIGHLAKVEDRDE, from the coding sequence ATGAACAATATACACAATGATGATACAAGTGCTAAAGAGAACACAACAGGCGGCACAATAGAGGAGAGCGAATTAGTAGAAACCGCATCCAATGCTTCTAGTCCAAAATCACTAAAATCACAGAGCCTTCGACGTCTTCATCCCAAAGTAAAGCGGGCAACCGCTATGACATCGCTGATCACCAATGGAATATTGGGCGCTATAGCGGCTGCGTACTTGGTCGTAGCATTTAATCGAGATTGGACGTTGTGGCCAGGCTGGGCTGCGCTCGGATTATGCATCTTGTCCTTCATCTGGTTTGGCTGTGCTCTGCCAGCACTCCAATATCGTTATTTCAGTTTCCGAGTTGCTGAGGATGAGCTTGAAATTCATTCCGGCTGGCTGTGGATTACTGACACGATTGTGCCAATGACACGTGTGCAGCAGGTAGAATTGGAGAGCGGCCCGTTGCTGCGAAAGTATGGGCTGGCTAAGGTTAGCATCGTTACCGCGGCAGCTACACTTGAAATCGCTGGTCTGGAGCGTGAGGAAGCGGAGCAACTCAAAAGAAATATTGGACATTTAGCCAAGGTGGAAGATCGAGATGAATGA
- a CDS encoding alpha-glycosidase: MLLEAIYHQPKRNWAYAYDKDTVRLRLRAKKNDLTEVHALTGDKYAWEQTKELIPLTKYTSDSMFDYYEGQVRPPYHRLKYAFLLKSETEQIWMTETDFQEEEPDEPGRMFQFPYIHEGAVFTPPAWVKDAVFYQIFPERFANGNAELNPEKVEPWGGEPTPFNFFGGDLQGVIDHLDYLSELGINAIYFTPIFEATTNHKYDTEDYMRVDRHFGDADTIKRLVKLCHERKIRVVLDAVFNHAGKTFAPFVDVQQNGAESKYKDWFHIHEFPLDVKDGIPTYETFGFEAHMPKLNTENPEVKAYLLEVAEYWIKEVGTDGWRLDVADEVDDAFWRDFRRVVKAANPEAYILGEVWNESSAWLQGDQFDASMNYPFTEAVNHFFVKNTMHAEQFANSIGRQLSRYPHQASEVAFNLLDSHDTPRLLTLCEGDQRKMKLAALFQFSFMGAPCIYYGDEIGLDGDHDPGCRKCMEWDEAKQDRELFDFYQRLIALRHAHPALRAEGTIRFLQAREGGSQLVMERQDEEERILILFNRSEETAIVELETSTDDWNELFGEKHRIALEDGILAIELPAYGYAVLSMALE; this comes from the coding sequence ATGCTGCTGGAAGCCATCTATCATCAACCCAAACGCAATTGGGCTTATGCCTATGACAAGGATACCGTTCGCTTGCGTCTACGTGCCAAAAAGAATGACCTCACCGAGGTACACGCCCTGACTGGGGACAAATACGCTTGGGAACAAACAAAAGAATTGATCCCTCTAACGAAGTATACATCGGACTCGATGTTTGATTATTATGAAGGGCAAGTACGCCCTCCTTATCACCGTCTAAAATATGCTTTTCTCCTCAAAAGTGAAACCGAACAAATCTGGATGACTGAAACCGACTTCCAAGAGGAAGAACCCGATGAGCCGGGGCGAATGTTTCAGTTCCCATACATTCATGAAGGTGCTGTATTTACGCCACCTGCTTGGGTGAAAGATGCCGTGTTTTATCAAATTTTCCCCGAACGGTTCGCAAACGGGAATGCTGAGCTTAATCCAGAGAAGGTCGAGCCTTGGGGAGGCGAGCCGACACCGTTTAATTTCTTCGGCGGTGATCTACAAGGCGTCATTGATCACCTCGATTATCTCAGCGAGCTTGGCATTAATGCGATTTATTTCACACCGATCTTCGAAGCGACAACCAATCATAAATACGATACCGAGGATTACATGCGGGTAGACAGGCACTTTGGAGATGCAGATACTATTAAACGGCTTGTTAAGCTGTGCCATGAACGTAAAATCCGTGTCGTTCTGGACGCGGTATTCAACCATGCCGGGAAGACATTTGCACCGTTTGTCGATGTACAGCAGAACGGCGCAGAATCCAAATATAAGGACTGGTTCCACATACATGAGTTTCCGCTGGATGTGAAGGATGGCATTCCCACGTATGAGACCTTTGGCTTCGAAGCCCATATGCCAAAGCTAAATACAGAGAATCCCGAGGTGAAAGCCTATTTGCTGGAGGTTGCCGAGTATTGGATCAAAGAGGTAGGCACCGATGGCTGGCGACTCGACGTCGCCGATGAAGTAGATGATGCCTTCTGGCGAGATTTCCGCCGGGTTGTGAAGGCTGCCAATCCGGAAGCCTACATCCTTGGCGAAGTGTGGAACGAATCGTCTGCATGGCTACAGGGTGATCAGTTCGATGCGTCGATGAACTATCCGTTTACCGAAGCGGTCAATCATTTCTTTGTCAAAAATACAATGCATGCCGAGCAATTTGCTAATTCTATTGGTCGTCAATTATCCCGCTATCCTCATCAGGCGAGCGAGGTCGCTTTTAACTTATTAGATAGCCACGACACACCCCGCTTGCTTACCCTCTGTGAAGGGGATCAACGGAAGATGAAGCTGGCTGCATTATTCCAATTTAGTTTCATGGGTGCACCGTGTATCTATTACGGAGACGAGATTGGACTAGACGGTGATCATGATCCTGGATGTCGCAAATGTATGGAATGGGATGAGGCAAAGCAAGACCGTGAACTGTTTGATTTTTATCAGAGACTTATCGCGCTCCGTCACGCTCATCCTGCTCTGCGTGCTGAAGGTACGATTCGATTCCTACAAGCCCGCGAAGGTGGCAGCCAGCTTGTCATGGAACGTCAGGATGAAGAAGAGCGCATTCTAATTCTGTTCAATCGCTCAGAAGAAACGGCCATCGTTGAGCTGGAGACGAGTACAGATGATTGGAATGAGCTGTTTGGCGAGAAGCACCGGATCGCACTGGAGGATGGCATACTTGCGATTGAGCTTCCGGCTTATGGATATGCAGTGTTAAGCATGGCTCTGGAGTAA
- a CDS encoding PH domain-containing protein produces MNEMNETSETTRLHKSYILFPLFSVLKSLLPFFVLLVFRGLNWSEIPWYLYAGGIALVLLPSLLYGWLKWRKFSYTLQEDRIVLRRGMFVREEKSIYFSRIHAVQTQQPLIQRMLRIAQLKIETPGGNKEADGVLPALRVDEAKRVERWLYQKRTEAVVKESAVNSPEQQMETSRVEIGTHDEYAGIKREQGTEPGLGSVHETGADSRPNRVDGLELLEPVHAEDPVQQEPLLRLSAGRLFVGALTTMNLPLLLVFATGIYSFADDLLPDHFYRRLVEEAGSLPAIWWLGLIPLMFLLAWILSAVLFTIKYAGFTVEREGGNISIVSGLLERKKHVFSPTKVQAVAIREGLLRQPFGYAEVEIYVLTSEKEKKMMLHPLLPMREVNELLASIVPQYELQTDIAQPPTRALWLFLRWKLLIALLVGIAGTIYFGMVGVGLFLLLPVFGMWGYARYKDEGLNIYEKQLLIRQRQISRLTVLMRRPHVVTVNTIATSRQRARSLLTVQATLMVNRGGWRATFLDQTHAVAVMNWMHQASFYSKSRGKR; encoded by the coding sequence ATGAATGAGATGAATGAAACGAGTGAAACAACGCGCCTACACAAAAGTTATATTTTATTTCCTTTGTTCAGTGTCCTCAAATCGTTACTTCCCTTCTTCGTACTACTAGTATTCAGAGGGCTGAATTGGAGCGAAATCCCTTGGTATCTCTATGCAGGAGGTATCGCGCTTGTTTTGCTGCCCTCTCTTCTATATGGCTGGTTGAAATGGCGGAAATTCAGCTATACCCTGCAAGAGGATCGCATTGTACTACGGCGGGGGATGTTTGTACGGGAAGAGAAGTCTATCTATTTTAGCCGGATTCATGCTGTACAGACACAGCAGCCGTTAATTCAGCGAATGCTTCGAATCGCACAGCTTAAGATTGAGACGCCTGGTGGTAACAAAGAGGCAGATGGTGTGTTACCCGCTCTCCGTGTTGATGAAGCGAAGCGAGTGGAGCGATGGCTGTATCAGAAGCGGACTGAGGCAGTGGTGAAGGAATCTGCTGTGAACAGCCCCGAACAACAGATGGAGACATCCAGAGTAGAGATAGGAACCCATGATGAATATGCCGGAATTAAACGTGAGCAGGGTACAGAACCCGGTCTAGGATCAGTTCATGAGACGGGTGCAGATTCTAGACCAAACAGGGTGGATGGCTTAGAACTTCTAGAACCTGTTCATGCGGAAGATCCTGTACAACAGGAGCCGCTCCTGCGATTGTCGGCGGGCAGATTGTTTGTGGGGGCATTGACGACCATGAATCTGCCGCTCCTGCTCGTTTTTGCGACAGGGATCTATTCCTTTGCAGATGATCTGCTACCGGATCATTTTTATCGACGTCTAGTGGAGGAAGCTGGGAGTTTGCCGGCCATTTGGTGGCTAGGTCTAATTCCTCTCATGTTCCTGCTGGCTTGGATTCTATCAGCGGTGTTATTCACGATTAAGTATGCTGGGTTCACGGTAGAGCGTGAGGGTGGTAACATCTCCATCGTCTCAGGTCTGTTGGAACGCAAAAAACATGTGTTTTCGCCTACCAAGGTGCAGGCAGTCGCCATTAGAGAAGGCCTGCTGCGTCAACCCTTCGGGTATGCGGAGGTTGAGATTTATGTGCTGACTTCCGAGAAGGAGAAAAAAATGATGCTTCACCCGCTGTTACCCATGCGTGAGGTGAACGAATTGCTGGCAAGCATCGTGCCACAATATGAATTACAAACAGATATAGCGCAGCCGCCGACACGGGCGCTCTGGTTGTTTCTCCGTTGGAAACTGCTGATTGCCCTGCTAGTTGGAATTGCCGGAACGATATATTTTGGCATGGTGGGCGTAGGGCTATTCCTTCTGCTGCCTGTGTTCGGTATGTGGGGATATGCACGCTACAAGGATGAAGGACTGAACATATATGAGAAGCAGCTATTGATCCGCCAGCGGCAAATCTCCCGTCTGACCGTGTTAATGCGCCGTCCTCATGTGGTTACAGTGAATACCATCGCAACATCCCGCCAACGTGCTAGGTCATTGCTAACCGTACAGGCCACATTGATGGTGAACCGTGGCGGCTGGAGGGCGACCTTCTTGGATCAAACTCATGCGGTTGCTGTTATGAATTGGATGCATCAGGCTTCTTTCTATTCAAAGTCGAGGGGGAAACGATAG